A region of Gammaproteobacteria bacterium DNA encodes the following proteins:
- a CDS encoding peptidoglycan binding protein CsiV — protein MFEAMLLRVYFKVFLILFLVLFSVNSWASSKAPRWFEIELVIFENRDSYWMDSEQWPDDVEPPSFEDALELFQQKALKTTRLEGVAKRISRSSKYKLLMHKGWLQSVKPRDEAIGVRLTKTIGENTLDGIVKISVERYLHVNIDLLYQKENEGFKSYTIKSKRRIRSKELHYFDHPLVSVLVLVTPYEEKTEKESNKK, from the coding sequence TTGTTTGAAGCGATGTTGTTAAGAGTTTATTTTAAAGTTTTTCTAATACTTTTTCTGGTGTTATTCAGTGTTAATAGTTGGGCTTCATCAAAAGCACCTCGCTGGTTTGAAATTGAACTCGTTATTTTTGAAAACAGGGATTCATACTGGATGGATTCAGAGCAGTGGCCAGACGATGTGGAGCCGCCTTCTTTTGAGGACGCATTGGAATTGTTTCAACAAAAAGCACTAAAAACAACGCGATTGGAAGGGGTGGCTAAACGTATTTCGCGCTCTTCAAAATATAAATTACTGATGCATAAAGGGTGGTTGCAATCAGTGAAACCCCGAGATGAAGCGATTGGGGTTCGGCTGACAAAGACCATAGGAGAGAATACACTTGATGGTATAGTAAAAATAAGTGTGGAGCGTTATCTTCATGTGAACATTGATCTGTTGTACCAGAAAGAAAATGAGGGTTTTAAAAGCTATACAATTAAAAGTAAAAGACGGATTCGCAGTAAGGAACTGCACTATTTTGACCACCCTCTGGTCTCAGTGCTGGTATTGGTGACACCATATGAAGAAAAGACTGAAAAAGAATCAAATAAAAAATAA
- a CDS encoding phosphatidylglycerophosphatase A, whose protein sequence is MKHKHVPASFLKTPVHFLAFGFGSGLLPKAPGTYGTLAAIPIYLIIQNLTLGSYLLFVIVAALFGIWLCDVTAKAMKVHDHPGIVWDEFVGFWITMIAAPPGWLWIVIGFLLFRLFDIWKPWPINLLDRHVHGGLGIMLDDVLAGIFALGGLQLIYWVSL, encoded by the coding sequence ATGAAACATAAACACGTTCCAGCCAGTTTTTTAAAAACACCTGTCCATTTTTTAGCCTTTGGTTTTGGCAGTGGCTTACTGCCGAAAGCCCCAGGCACTTACGGCACACTCGCAGCAATTCCCATCTACCTTATCATTCAAAATTTGACTCTTGGCAGTTACCTATTGTTTGTAATAGTTGCAGCACTATTCGGAATATGGCTCTGCGATGTGACTGCCAAAGCGATGAAAGTGCATGACCATCCAGGCATCGTATGGGATGAGTTTGTTGGATTCTGGATCACCATGATTGCCGCCCCCCCCGGGTGGCTCTGGATCGTCATAGGTTTTTTACTGTTCAGGTTATTCGATATCTGGAAGCCCTGGCCCATCAACCTGCTTGACCGGCATGTTCATGGCGGTTTGGGCATTATGCTTGACGATGTGCTTGCCGGTATATTCGCCTTGGGTGGATTACAACTGATTTACTGGGTGAGCCTATAA
- a CDS encoding acetyl-CoA carboxylase biotin carboxylase subunit, whose amino-acid sequence MIKKILIANRGEIAVRIVRACAEMGVKSVAVYTDADRYALHVKKADEAYNLGPETVAGYLSVHRLVNLAAATGCDAIHPGYGFLSENPDLAAGCEKRGIQFIGPSAAVIRHMGDKIEARKAMIKAGIPVTPGSDASLESLDEALLCAQRVGYPIMLKATSGGGGRGIRRCSDAEDLKNNYERVISEATKAFGSAEVFLEKCIENPRHIEMQILADRQGHVIHLFERDCSIQRRHQKLIEIAPSPQLSDEQQKYIADLAVRAAKVVEYENAGTVEFLLDDKDNFYFMEMNTRLQVEHTISEEISGVDIVQEQIKIASGLPLSYQQENIQRRGFAMEFRINAEDPKNDFLPSFGRITRYFAPGGPGVRTDSAIYSGYEILPYYDSLCVKLTVWAMTWDELLARATRALGDIGVYGIKTTIPYYLEILKHPDFRKGEFDTSFVETNTELVNYSERRPPSELAAVIVAAIAVHKGL is encoded by the coding sequence GTGATAAAAAAAATACTCATTGCAAATAGAGGGGAAATCGCAGTAAGAATTGTGCGAGCCTGTGCTGAAATGGGTGTGAAATCAGTCGCGGTCTATACCGATGCAGATCGCTACGCACTGCATGTTAAAAAAGCGGATGAAGCTTATAATTTGGGGCCAGAAACAGTGGCTGGATATTTAAGTGTGCATCGCTTGGTGAATCTGGCCGCAGCGACAGGCTGTGATGCAATTCATCCGGGGTACGGGTTTCTTTCAGAAAATCCAGACCTAGCAGCGGGCTGTGAAAAGCGTGGAATTCAGTTTATTGGCCCGAGTGCGGCGGTTATTCGTCATATGGGTGATAAAATTGAGGCACGCAAGGCGATGATTAAAGCGGGTATTCCAGTCACGCCAGGCAGTGATGCCAGCCTGGAAAGTCTGGATGAAGCGCTGCTTTGTGCTCAGCGTGTCGGTTACCCCATCATGCTTAAAGCCACTTCGGGGGGCGGTGGGCGCGGCATTCGTCGCTGCTCCGATGCTGAAGATCTTAAAAACAATTATGAACGAGTCATTTCAGAGGCGACAAAAGCTTTTGGCAGTGCTGAAGTTTTTCTTGAGAAGTGTATTGAAAACCCTCGTCATATCGAAATGCAAATTCTGGCAGATCGCCAGGGTCACGTCATTCACCTCTTTGAACGCGACTGCTCAATACAGCGTCGTCATCAAAAGCTGATTGAAATTGCACCTTCACCGCAACTGAGTGATGAGCAGCAAAAATATATTGCAGATTTGGCTGTGCGTGCGGCAAAAGTGGTGGAGTATGAAAATGCTGGAACGGTAGAGTTTTTGCTTGATGATAAAGATAATTTTTATTTCATGGAGATGAATACTCGCCTGCAAGTTGAGCATACGATCAGTGAAGAGATTTCCGGTGTTGATATTGTTCAAGAGCAGATCAAAATTGCTTCCGGCTTACCGCTTTCGTATCAGCAAGAAAATATCCAACGCCGTGGTTTTGCCATGGAGTTTCGCATCAATGCAGAAGATCCTAAAAATGATTTTCTGCCCAGCTTTGGTCGTATTACACGCTATTTTGCGCCGGGTGGCCCCGGCGTTCGTACCGACAGCGCCATTTACAGTGGCTATGAGATTCTCCCTTATTATGATTCGCTGTGCGTTAAGCTTACGGTCTGGGCGATGACATGGGATGAATTGCTGGCGCGTGCAACACGAGCACTGGGCGATATAGGTGTGTACGGTATTAAAACAACCATTCCATATTACCTGGAAATTTTGAAACACCCAGACTTTCGCAAAGGTGAGTTCGATACCAGTTTTGTAGAAACAAACACAGAGTTGGTGAATTATTCAGAGCGCCGCCCACCGAGTGAACTCGCTGCCGTGATTGTCGCTGCAATTGCAGTTCACAAAGGATTATAG
- the oadA gene encoding sodium-extruding oxaloacetate decarboxylase subunit alpha, translating into MAQVQITDTTLRDAHQSLLATRFRIEDMLPICEKMDRVGFWSLEVWGGATFDSCIRFLKEDPWERLRKFRKALPNTRLQMLLRGQNLLGYRHYSDDVVRAFVQKSADNGMDVFRVFDALNDLRNVRVSIEAVKAAGKHAQGTICYTTSPVHKISMFVEMACELESMGCDSIAIKDMAGLLTPGVTAELVSALTQAVNIPLHLHSHATSGLSEMCQLKAVENGCYHIDTATSTLSGGTSHPATESMVAAFKNSQYDTGLNLELLQEIGAYFYGVRKKYHHFESEFTGLDTRVQVNQIPGGMISNLANQLRDQNALGRMNEVMAEVPRVREDLGYPPLVTPSSQIVGTQAVLNVLTGQRYKSVTNEVKSYLLGYYGKPPAAANDVVRQQVCGDEEVITCRPADLLDDEMAQLRQEVGSLAESEEDLLSYAMFPDIGREFLEQRAAGALEPEPLEPVISGEIVCGIPPIEFNVALHGEKYHIKIAGKGLSGQSSRAFYVLVDGVSEEIIVETLDELATTEVSESVDKNGSTRPRADAPGHVSTSMPGVIVDVLVSEGDVVKEGDSLVVVEAMKMETEIQAPVSGKIMAVHVKKGDHVNPDEMLIQID; encoded by the coding sequence ATGGCACAAGTTCAGATTACCGATACGACACTGCGTGATGCCCACCAATCCCTGTTAGCCACTCGATTTCGTATAGAGGATATGCTGCCCATTTGTGAAAAAATGGATCGAGTCGGTTTTTGGTCATTGGAGGTTTGGGGCGGTGCGACCTTTGATTCTTGCATTCGATTTTTGAAAGAAGACCCTTGGGAACGATTACGGAAATTCAGAAAAGCACTGCCGAATACTCGTTTGCAAATGTTACTGCGAGGGCAAAATTTACTGGGTTATCGTCACTATTCTGATGACGTAGTACGTGCCTTTGTGCAAAAGTCAGCGGATAACGGCATGGATGTTTTTCGCGTATTTGATGCACTAAATGATCTTCGTAATGTGCGCGTTTCGATTGAAGCAGTTAAAGCGGCAGGCAAACACGCACAAGGCACGATCTGCTATACCACCAGTCCGGTACATAAAATTTCAATGTTTGTTGAAATGGCATGTGAATTGGAGTCGATGGGCTGTGACAGCATTGCAATTAAGGATATGGCTGGACTGCTGACTCCTGGTGTGACGGCAGAGCTTGTTTCAGCACTGACTCAAGCGGTCAATATTCCACTGCACTTGCACAGTCATGCCACTTCAGGGTTGTCAGAGATGTGTCAACTTAAAGCCGTTGAAAATGGTTGTTACCATATTGATACAGCAACTTCTACGCTTTCTGGTGGAACTAGTCATCCCGCAACTGAAAGCATGGTCGCTGCATTTAAAAATAGTCAATATGATACGGGTTTGAACCTTGAATTGTTACAAGAAATTGGTGCCTATTTTTATGGTGTTCGAAAAAAGTATCACCATTTTGAAAGTGAATTCACCGGCCTTGATACCCGTGTGCAAGTCAATCAGATTCCAGGTGGTATGATTTCCAATCTGGCCAATCAGCTGCGTGATCAAAATGCGTTGGGGCGTATGAATGAAGTGATGGCAGAAGTGCCCAGGGTTCGAGAGGATCTGGGGTATCCACCTCTGGTGACACCATCGTCACAAATTGTGGGCACACAAGCGGTATTAAATGTATTAACAGGTCAGCGTTATAAAAGCGTAACCAATGAAGTAAAAAGCTATCTGCTGGGGTATTATGGAAAACCTCCTGCAGCTGCCAATGATGTTGTGCGGCAACAGGTCTGTGGTGATGAAGAAGTGATTACCTGTCGCCCTGCAGATTTACTTGATGATGAGATGGCTCAATTGCGCCAAGAGGTCGGCTCTCTGGCTGAATCAGAGGAAGATCTGTTGAGTTATGCGATGTTCCCTGATATCGGGCGCGAATTTTTGGAACAACGTGCAGCGGGAGCGCTGGAACCAGAGCCATTGGAGCCTGTGATTTCTGGTGAGATCGTTTGTGGTATACCGCCGATTGAATTTAATGTGGCATTGCATGGTGAAAAATATCATATAAAAATTGCAGGAAAAGGGCTATCAGGGCAAAGTAGTCGAGCTTTTTATGTTTTGGTGGATGGTGTTTCAGAAGAAATTATTGTTGAAACATTGGATGAGCTGGCAACAACTGAGGTATCAGAATCGGTTGATAAAAATGGCAGCACTCGGCCACGTGCTGATGCGCCAGGGCATGTGAGTACATCAATGCCAGGAGTGATTGTTGACGTTCTTGTCAGCGAAGGTGATGTCGTAAAAGAGGGGGATTCGTTGGTCGTGGTGGAAGCGATGAAAATGGAGACTGAAATTCAAGCTCCTGTTAGTGGTAAAATAATGGCAGTTCATGTAAAAAAGGGGGATCATGTTAACCCTGATGAGATGTTGATTCAGATTGATTAG
- the thiL gene encoding thiamine-phosphate kinase yields the protein MASPEFNLIEQFFTHATTQRDDVALGIGDDAAIVNVPPGQSLAIAVDTLISSVHFPKETPPKAIGHKALAVNLSDMAAMGAKPTWATLALTLPDNDSLWLKEFSQGFSDLAHQFGVQLIGGDTTRGSVLSITVQIFGLIKTDQGYLRSAAKTGDLIYVTGTLGDAGLALKHWQENLKPTTSEVQLLRQRLDCPEPRVAEALALQGLVHAAIDISDGLVADLSHILDRSQVGATLHTDKLPLSSSFKSFISKVDDLTLPLTAGDDYELILTIPQINQKRAQQIMRSFECDFTCIGAIEKQLGLRCLDGNKKIINIKQHGFDHFNET from the coding sequence ATGGCCAGCCCTGAATTTAACCTGATAGAGCAATTTTTCACCCATGCAACAACTCAGCGTGACGATGTTGCACTGGGCATTGGTGATGATGCGGCGATTGTTAATGTGCCTCCAGGACAATCGCTGGCAATTGCTGTTGATACGTTAATTTCATCGGTTCACTTTCCAAAGGAGACACCCCCTAAAGCCATCGGCCATAAAGCACTGGCCGTGAATCTCAGTGATATGGCTGCAATGGGAGCAAAACCTACGTGGGCAACGCTCGCTCTCACTCTGCCAGACAATGACTCTTTATGGCTAAAAGAGTTCTCTCAAGGTTTTTCAGATCTGGCTCACCAATTTGGTGTGCAACTTATTGGTGGCGATACCACTCGCGGCTCTGTATTAAGCATCACTGTACAAATTTTTGGATTAATAAAAACAGATCAAGGCTATTTAAGAAGTGCCGCGAAGACGGGTGATTTAATTTATGTCACGGGTACTTTAGGTGATGCTGGGCTGGCTCTTAAACATTGGCAAGAAAATCTGAAACCAACAACAAGTGAAGTTCAGCTTTTAAGGCAACGATTAGATTGTCCTGAGCCACGCGTAGCGGAAGCGCTGGCGTTACAAGGCTTGGTTCATGCGGCGATTGATATTTCTGATGGACTGGTCGCCGATCTCTCTCATATTTTAGATCGTAGCCAAGTGGGAGCAACCCTGCACACAGACAAACTTCCACTGTCGTCCTCTTTTAAATCATTCATTTCAAAAGTAGATGACTTAACACTGCCATTAACTGCCGGCGATGATTACGAGCTAATTTTAACAATTCCTCAAATAAATCAAAAGAGAGCACAACAGATCATGCGTTCTTTTGAATGCGACTTCACCTGCATAGGAGCCATCGAAAAACAGTTGGGCTTACGCTGCCTTGATGGCAACAAAAAAATCATTAATATAAAACAACACGGCTTTGATCACTTCAATGAAACATAA
- the pyrF gene encoding orotidine-5'-phosphate decarboxylase: protein MTEQSFLSNKPIEMKDRLIFALDFENTKTAKAMVETLGDAVTFYKVGMELFMAGGYFELIDWLIARDKKVFVDLKFFDVPQTVSSAIKSLSDKGATFATIHGNDAMMKAAAATKGDLKVLAVTALTSLDRGDLDDLGFQCDVEQLVLSRAKRALESGCDGVVSSGLEAKSLRESLDSKLLVITPGIRPVDNDDDQKRVVNVETAFRNGADYIVVGRPIKLADDPYKMACDIQNKIKKVFME, encoded by the coding sequence ATGACTGAACAAAGCTTTTTATCTAATAAACCGATCGAAATGAAAGATCGCCTGATTTTTGCTCTTGACTTTGAAAATACCAAAACAGCGAAGGCCATGGTGGAAACATTAGGCGATGCCGTCACTTTTTATAAGGTGGGTATGGAATTGTTCATGGCAGGGGGCTACTTTGAATTGATTGACTGGTTGATTGCCAGAGATAAAAAAGTGTTTGTTGATCTTAAATTTTTTGATGTGCCACAGACCGTCAGTTCCGCCATAAAGAGCTTAAGTGATAAAGGTGCAACATTTGCAACCATTCATGGGAATGATGCGATGATGAAAGCAGCAGCGGCCACAAAAGGAGACTTGAAAGTGTTGGCGGTGACTGCTTTGACAAGCCTTGATCGGGGCGACTTGGATGATCTGGGATTTCAGTGTGATGTTGAGCAACTGGTGCTGTCACGCGCAAAACGGGCATTAGAATCAGGTTGTGATGGAGTGGTCTCTTCTGGATTAGAAGCGAAGAGCTTGCGCGAATCACTGGATTCAAAGTTATTAGTGATTACACCCGGTATTCGCCCTGTGGATAATGATGATGATCAAAAGAGAGTTGTTAATGTAGAAACAGCTTTTCGAAATGGTGCCGATTATATTGTCGTAGGGCGGCCGATTAAATTGGCAGATGATCCATATAAGATGGCATGTGATATTCAGAATAAAATAAAAAAAGTCTTTATGGAGTAG
- the ribE gene encoding 6,7-dimethyl-8-ribityllumazine synthase — translation MKEINIIEGNFNIGSAKIAIVAGRFNSFIVEPLLSGAIDTLKRHGINAQDIDVIYVPGAFEIPIATQRLAASKKYDAIIALGAVIRGSTPHFDYVAGECSKGVAFVSMQHDLPIIFGVLTVDTIEQAIERAGTKAGNKGVDAALSAIEMISLLKKL, via the coding sequence ATGAAAGAAATTAACATCATCGAAGGTAACTTCAATATCGGTTCGGCCAAAATTGCGATCGTCGCAGGTCGCTTCAATAGTTTTATTGTAGAGCCTCTGCTCAGCGGTGCGATAGACACATTGAAACGCCACGGCATCAATGCACAAGATATTGATGTGATCTACGTGCCCGGAGCTTTTGAAATCCCCATCGCCACGCAGCGTCTGGCAGCCAGCAAAAAATACGATGCCATCATTGCTCTTGGTGCAGTGATTCGTGGTAGCACACCCCATTTTGATTATGTGGCTGGAGAGTGCTCAAAAGGTGTCGCGTTTGTTTCAATGCAACATGATTTGCCGATTATTTTTGGTGTATTAACCGTTGATACTATCGAGCAAGCCATTGAAAGAGCCGGTACTAAAGCAGGTAATAAAGGCGTTGATGCTGCACTTTCAGCCATTGAAATGATTAGTTTATTGAAAAAATTATGA
- a CDS encoding Maf family nucleotide pyrophosphatase: protein MAVVKQQIVLASSSIYRRDLLRKLVVEFSRYSPDIDETPLPDELPEAMVRRLATLKAQAVTEKYSNALVIASDQAAVVDGQVLGKPGNYENALEQLLLVSGKSVVFHTSLCLLNSATGHMQTAVEPFIVHFRSLTTDQIGNYLRRDKPYDCAGAFKSEGFGVVLFEKMEGDDPNALVGLPLIRLRQMFEREGIYLV, encoded by the coding sequence TTGGCCGTTGTAAAGCAGCAAATTGTTTTAGCATCAAGCTCCATTTATCGAAGAGATCTGCTTCGTAAGCTGGTGGTTGAGTTCAGTCGTTATTCTCCTGATATTGATGAAACTCCCTTGCCAGATGAGTTGCCTGAGGCGATGGTACGTCGTTTGGCGACACTAAAAGCTCAAGCAGTTACTGAAAAATACTCTAATGCCTTGGTGATCGCTTCAGATCAAGCGGCCGTGGTGGATGGTCAGGTGTTAGGTAAACCTGGGAATTATGAAAATGCATTGGAACAACTGCTTTTAGTGTCTGGCAAGTCTGTTGTTTTTCATACGTCACTATGCCTGCTTAATAGTGCAACCGGGCATATGCAAACGGCTGTTGAGCCTTTTATAGTACACTTTCGTTCATTGACTACCGATCAAATCGGCAACTATCTGCGACGTGATAAACCCTATGATTGTGCGGGTGCATTCAAGTCGGAAGGGTTTGGTGTTGTGTTATTTGAAAAAATGGAAGGGGATGACCCCAATGCTCTTGTTGGGTTACCATTAATTCGTCTGCGGCAGATGTTTGAGCGTGAGGGTATTTATCTTGTTTGA
- the nusB gene encoding transcription antitermination factor NusB: MSRPKSLARRSAIQALYQWQLTGQSASDIEKQFIETRPVDKVHKKYFNELLSQTIKHIEALDEKIAPTLDRPIKEVNPVECSIIRMSTYELMYRPELPYRVIINEGVELAKVFGADKGHKFINGVLDKLAHQIRPEEVAIKRSAKKPST, from the coding sequence ATGAGCCGTCCAAAAAGTCTAGCACGGCGCAGTGCCATTCAAGCACTATATCAGTGGCAATTGACGGGTCAATCCGCCAGTGATATTGAAAAACAGTTTATCGAAACACGCCCTGTAGACAAGGTTCATAAAAAATATTTCAATGAGTTGCTGAGTCAAACTATTAAGCACATTGAGGCGTTGGATGAAAAAATAGCCCCGACTCTTGATCGCCCTATAAAAGAGGTCAACCCAGTTGAGTGCTCTATTATTCGCATGAGCACCTATGAATTAATGTATCGCCCTGAGCTGCCTTATCGAGTGATTATCAATGAAGGTGTTGAACTCGCCAAGGTGTTCGGGGCGGATAAAGGCCATAAGTTTATTAATGGTGTTTTAGATAAACTCGCTCACCAGATTCGGCCTGAAGAAGTGGCAATAAAGCGTTCCGCTAAAAAACCGTCAACTTAA
- a CDS encoding DUF1566 domain-containing protein, with translation MEYTVTLISILLMIQVMAAVLHLFKKTSLITSVIIITLSLISCIEEIDIDYDPDAESLIPPTVNISDILIAEGNIELNEDGSEPDERPKFKATFSVTVDVPVRKETEKIVVDYTTVDGSATAGENDYEPKKGQVFFFPGRSVVDPATGENVFQQAKTSKPIEIIVYGDNEAEANEYFDVKLTIATSSQGQEGKQMTGRATINNDDGYAIKIRNKVITEGNEGTETLQFTASLNDKFESRVTANYQTTDGTATTANNDYSPVSGEISFYPGELEKTISVPVHGDTQAEANETFTLSLSNISDSEIAAKSRQLTATGIIVSDDNLETLNDTGITLTASNKTKDVVQYFDTLDLAKVCTEQQIEDNDTTCEAETLESTLELFPEQDALYGRDATQNDDSDGHAGFNFTKLDMEGNSLPPTAAEWFCVKDNVTGLIWENKSADADLQYHNAKYTWYNPLAENSSEGKKSLDECDYNGCDTYAYMNAINTTTEPLCGINQWRLPTRSELLSIVNYGASHPAVDRNYFPYPIIARRSPPLNYWSQNTSPSKAVIIYDVKIRGDEEAHIVIAKEVVALKQNREKIRSLIKDEIIVESQYRDNSDAETEFIAAIKEEALTLYVDQLIDASPADQSITITTEEGLQITIENEDNVRAVLKEFLTRQRTFAASERALIVDYMKGESGAVKKDTEWFVRLVYSPQ, from the coding sequence TTGGAATATACTGTCACATTAATTTCAATTCTTTTAATGATTCAAGTAATGGCCGCTGTACTTCATCTATTCAAAAAAACTTCACTGATCACTAGCGTGATTATAATCACTCTCTCATTGATTTCATGCATTGAAGAGATTGATATTGATTATGATCCTGATGCAGAAAGCCTGATTCCCCCCACAGTAAACATCAGTGACATCCTCATTGCTGAAGGTAATATTGAGCTGAATGAAGATGGTTCTGAACCTGATGAACGCCCCAAATTTAAAGCAACATTCTCTGTTACAGTTGACGTACCTGTTCGTAAAGAAACAGAAAAAATAGTCGTCGATTACACCACTGTTGATGGCTCTGCAACAGCCGGCGAAAATGACTATGAGCCAAAAAAAGGGCAAGTTTTTTTCTTTCCAGGTCGAAGTGTCGTTGATCCGGCCACAGGAGAAAACGTCTTTCAGCAAGCAAAAACCAGCAAGCCAATCGAAATCATTGTTTATGGTGATAATGAAGCCGAAGCCAATGAGTATTTTGACGTAAAATTAACCATCGCAACATCCAGTCAGGGTCAGGAAGGCAAACAGATGACAGGCCGCGCCACAATTAACAATGATGACGGCTATGCGATAAAAATTCGCAATAAAGTGATTACCGAAGGCAATGAAGGCACAGAAACACTGCAATTCACTGCGTCACTCAATGATAAATTCGAGAGCCGTGTTACAGCTAACTACCAAACCACCGATGGCACTGCCACAACCGCCAACAACGATTATTCACCCGTCTCTGGTGAAATTTCATTTTACCCAGGCGAGCTGGAAAAAACGATCTCAGTCCCTGTTCATGGCGATACTCAAGCCGAAGCTAACGAAACCTTTACTTTAAGTTTAAGCAATATTTCAGACAGCGAAATCGCTGCCAAGTCCAGACAACTCACAGCCACTGGAATTATTGTCTCTGATGATAACCTTGAAACACTCAATGATACCGGCATCACTTTGACCGCATCCAACAAAACCAAAGATGTAGTTCAATATTTTGATACGCTCGACCTTGCCAAGGTATGCACTGAGCAACAGATTGAAGATAACGATACAACATGTGAAGCGGAAACACTTGAAAGCACTCTGGAACTCTTTCCTGAACAAGACGCTCTCTATGGCCGTGATGCCACTCAAAATGATGACAGCGATGGCCATGCTGGTTTTAATTTTACAAAACTGGATATGGAAGGAAACTCACTGCCACCAACGGCAGCTGAATGGTTCTGCGTAAAAGACAATGTCACGGGTCTAATCTGGGAAAATAAAAGTGCTGATGCAGATTTGCAATATCACAATGCAAAATACACCTGGTACAACCCCTTGGCTGAAAACAGTAGTGAAGGTAAAAAAAGCCTAGATGAGTGCGACTATAACGGCTGCGACACCTATGCTTACATGAACGCCATCAATACAACAACAGAGCCACTTTGTGGAATTAATCAATGGCGGCTTCCAACACGCAGTGAACTACTCTCCATCGTTAACTACGGTGCAAGCCACCCTGCGGTTGATCGTAATTATTTCCCTTACCCTATTATTGCTCGACGATCACCCCCATTGAATTACTGGAGCCAAAACACCTCTCCATCAAAAGCAGTCATCATATATGATGTCAAAATAAGAGGTGATGAAGAAGCTCATATTGTAATCGCTAAAGAAGTGGTTGCTTTAAAACAAAATAGAGAGAAAATCAGAAGCCTGATCAAGGATGAAATCATTGTAGAGTCTCAATACAGAGATAATAGCGACGCTGAAACTGAATTTATTGCAGCAATAAAAGAGGAAGCTTTGACACTTTATGTCGATCAGCTGATTGATGCTTCACCTGCCGATCAGAGCATAACAATAACGACTGAAGAAGGCCTGCAAATTACAATAGAAAATGAAGATAATGTGAGAGCTGTTCTCAAAGAGTTCCTTACAAGACAAAGAACTTTCGCCGCATCAGAGCGTGCCTTGATTGTTGACTATATGAAAGGCGAGTCTGGAGCGGTTAAAAAAGATACAGAATGGTTTGTACGTTTGGTATATTCACCCCAATAA